A window from Mya arenaria isolate MELC-2E11 chromosome 9, ASM2691426v1 encodes these proteins:
- the LOC128246584 gene encoding galactose-binding lectin-like — translation MSEPFLIKHRSSGKFFHPYGGNSNPDDGTAVVLHSSIHERMHWRFCKVTNKWGYIEHVASGKCIHPRSGHKTLENETGLVIHSDRHSGALFALDGKNDHIIHKAGIYAHPQGGSHDPGDNNTVVLHSSIHDRMRFQFVSPYNPSKQVCVDTECKCHCHD, via the exons ATGTCGGAGCCATTCCTCATCAAACACCGGTCAAGCGGGAAGTTTTTTCATCCATATGGCGGAAATAGCAACCCTGACGATGGAACGGCTGTCGTTCTCCACAGTAGCATACACGAACGCATGCACTGGCGCTTCTGTAAAGTGACCAACAAATGGGGCTACATCGAGCACGTCGCCAGTGGAAAGTGTATCCATCCGCGAAGTGGCCATAAAACGCTCGAGAACGAAACTGGTCTGGTTATCCACAGCGACCGCCACAGTGGCGCACTCTTTGCTCTCGATGGCAAGAACGATCACATTATTCACAAGGCGGGCAT ATATGCACATCCACAAGGTGGAAGTCATGACCCAGGTGATAACAACACGGTCGTGCTCCACTCTAGCATACACGATCGCATGCGCTTCCAGTTTGTGTCGCCATACAACCCAAGTAAACAAGTCTGTGTGGACACGGAATGCAAATGCCATTGCCATGATTAG